In Haliscomenobacter hydrossis DSM 1100, the DNA window CTGATACAGTCGGGTTTTGTCGGCAAGGGTAAGTCCGGTGCTATCGGCTCTGGCATAAACCAGGGATATTCGCCCTACTGGAGTAGTACCAAAATCAGTCAGACTGAGTCCTTTAAGTACCGTATCCAGTTTAATGCTCTTCAACTTGATGATTGAGGTGTCAAACTGTACGCTGTACTGCAATGCTGCAATCGTATCAAAATTGGATGCAACGACCTCTACACAGACGAGTGTATCGGTCAATCGGCCTTTTACTCCAGCAATACAAATTGGAAAAGCAGTGCTGTCATACAGAGGCATAAAAAAGCTCAGGTAGCCCGATGGTATCGGAACGTGGTTTTTGGGGCCATCCAGGGCAGATAACTGCCAGCAGAGCATGCTGGATAGCAGGATAAATAGAATTTTTCGCATATTTCAATGGTTTTTTGCAAGGTTACATCGTGCAATTGAGGCTTAAACAGATCTGGTCTGTTCGCTTATCGCACCTGTCAAAAAAACAATAGTTTGTACTTATGATTCGTGGAATACAACCGACTGGAAAATAAAGGTTGAACTAAAAGGTAGGCTGGAATTAATGAAACGTTAACGTTAACATTTGGCCCAAAAGTATTTCTCCAGTGCAACAATTTTCACAAAATGACTAAATCTTTCCCTTCCGCCAATCCTTGGGCCGTTGCCCCTTCACCCGTTTAAAGGTGCGGTTAAAATGGGGAATGTTGTTAAAACCAGTTGAATACGCAATATCTGCAACTGATTTATCGGGCGCTTCTTTTAAGATACGCGAGGCCGCATTGATGCGGATTTCATTTAAAAAAACCGTGAACGTTTTGCGGGTATGTTTTTTAAAATAGCGACAAAATGCGGGGGGACTTAAATGGATCAACTCGGCCACCTTTTCCAAGCTGAGGTCTTCTGCATAGTGGCTGAGCAAAAACTGAAACACCGTACTCATGCGCTGACCCTCCAATTCTGAAATGGTAAAATGGGTTTGTTGACTCAAAAAAAACGGGGCGGTTTCCCGGTTTAAAACTTCCAAAAGTTCAAGGAACAAAGCAATGCGCATGATTTTGGCAGCGTGCTGAATTTGCTGCATCAATTCGATGACCCGCTCCTTGATTTGATCCCCAATTTTTAGGCCTCGATCAAATTGTTGCAGTAGCGACCCAATGCCCGACAATTCGGGAATCTCTTGCAAGGTTTTACCCAATGTATCCGGGTCAAAAAATAAGGTCAATGCATGAATCGACAAATTGGATTGAGGATCAAAATAAACGGGGTCGCTATTGAACAGATGGGGTTGGTTTGCTCCAATTAGAAACACCTCGTTTGCCTCAAACTGGTGTACCTGTTCACCCACCAGCAAATTGCCATTGCCTTGCCTTACCCAGGTAAGTTGAACTTCGGGGTGTTGGTGCAAGTGCGGATAAAAATGCAATTCCCGGTCCTCCTGAACGATGATCCACTGTTCACCACTCACCGGGATAGTAAAGGGTATAATTTTCAAGTTAAAACGTTTTTTGTAGCTAAAATAATGGTTATTGATTAATACTGGTTAAAAAATGTTAGCAATTGGCTAATCCTCATCAATTTCAAGCGGGAACTTCAGTCTATTTTTGTCAAAAATTTAGACATGAAAGCATTTGAATGGACCGGCGTTTTTCCTGCGCTCACCACCAAGTTCAATAGCCAGGAAGAACTGGATTTGCCACTTTTTGGCAAAAACCTGCAAGCCCAGGTAGCGGGTGGCGTAAACGGCATCATCCTGGGAGGTTCCCTGGGCGAAGCCAGCACCATCACTGAAGGAGAAAAAGAAAGTCTGGTGAAATTTTCACTGGAACAATTGGAAGGTGCTATCCCTGTAGTCCTCAATATTGCCGAAGGTTCTACCCGCGAAGCAGTGCGCCAGGCCGAATTGGCTCAAGCCTGGGGGGCGGATGGACTGATGCTGCTTCCTCCCATGCGCTACAAAGCCGATGATCGGGAAACGACGGCCTTTTTTCGCAGTGTGGCCCAGTCTACCGATCTGCCGATCATGTTGTACAACAATCCGGTAGACTACAAAATTGAGATCACACTGGAAATGTTTGAATCCCTGATTGAAGAAAAAAACATCACTGCCGTAAAAGAATCAACCCGTGATGTATCCAATGTCACCCGTTTGGTCAACCGCTTTGGCAATCGGCTCAAAATCCTGTGTGGCGTGGATACATTGGCGCTTGAAGAATTGGTACTGGGTGCCGATGGCTGGGTAGCTGGACTCGTTTGTGCCTTCCCTGCTGAAACCGTTACCATATATCGACTGGTAAAAGCAGGAAAAATCGCTGAAGCATTGAAGATATACCGATGGTTTTTACCTTTGTTGGAATTGGACCTCCATCCCAAGCTGGTGCAGTACATCAAGTTGGCCGAACAAGCAACAGGCATCGGTTCCGAACATGTACGTGCCCCTCGTTTGATCCTCGAAGGTGCTGAAAGAGCGCGCATTTTGAAGATCATCCAGGATGGAATCGCCAAACGACCTCAACTATAAACTATAAACTTTCAACTACCATTATGACTGATCAAATCATGCAACAAGCCGCTGCGGCCTTTCCAGTGTACCGCAGCCAAAGTGCCGAAGCAAAGGCCACTTTTTTAGAAAGTATTGCGGCTCAAATTGAAGCCTTGGGCGATGCGCTGATTCAAACCGCTATGGCTGAATCACACCTCCCCGAAGCGCGTTTGCTCGGCGAGCGCGGTCGGACGGCCAATCAGTTGCGCTTGTTTGCAGGGTTGGTTCGTGAAGGGTCATGGGTAGAAGCGGCGATCGATAGTGCAATACCAGATCGAATCCCGGCGCGACCCGATTTGCGCAAAATGCTCAGTCCGCTGGGGCCGGTGGTGGTTTTTGGAGCCAGCAATTTTCCACTCGCATTTTCTACCGCAGGTGGAGATACTGCCTCGGCGCTGGCTGCGGGCTGTACCGTAGTCATCAAAGGGCATCCGGGTCACCCCAAGACTTCGGCGCTGGTTTTTGGTGCCATCCAAAGCGCCATTCAATTGTGTGGCATGCCGGAGCACACGGTACAACACGTAGAAGGTACTGATTTTGCCCTCGGGAAAGCCCTGGTGCAACACCCAGCCACCAAAGCGGTAGGGTTTACGGGTTCTTTTGTAGGCGGAATGGCGCTGGTGGATTACGCCCGCGAACGCAAACAACCCATTCCGGTATTTGCGGAAATGGGCAGCGTCAACCCGGTGGTTTTGTTGCCAGAATTGTTGGCCACCCAACCCGAAGCCCTGGCCAAACAATTGGCGGCTTCCTTTACCCTGGGCATGGGGCAGTTTTGTACCAAACCCGGCTTGATCCTGGCGCAAGACAGTGCAGCTTTAGACACCTTTTTAAAAACCATCGGCCACGAAGTGCCTGGCCTGCCCACCATGCCCATGTTGCATGCTGGCATTCACGCGGCTTATGAGAAAAAACTGCATGAAGCGGTGGTACAACCCGGCCTGGGGGTCTTGGGCAAAACGGAAAAAGAAACCAGTGGCATAGAACCTACCGCAACCGTTGCGCTGGTGGATGGAGATACCTTCCTGGCCAACCCCTTGCTGCATGAAGAAATTTTTGGCCCATACGCCCTGGTGGTAAAATGCCAATCCAAAGCCCAATTGGCCCAAATTCTGGAGCACCTGGAAGGACAACTCACCCTAACTTTTATGGCCACCGAGGCCGACGCCCTGGCCAATGCCGATCTGGTGGAGTTGGGTCAAGCCCTGGCGGGTCGGGTGATTTTCAACGGCGTGCCTACAGGTGTAGAAGTAGTGGCATCCATGCAACACGGCGGCCCCTACCCTGCTACTACGGATAGCCGTTTCACCTCGGTCGGTTCGGATGGGATCAAGCGCTGGGCGCGCCCCATTTGTTTCCAAAATTACCCCGCCCCACTGCTGCCCCCGGAACTTCAAGACGAAAATCCACTGGGCATCTGGCGACTGGTAGACGGCTCATTCACCAAGTGAATAGCGAAAAGTGAATAGCGAATAGCCAAAGGGCGTCAAATCCCTATGATCTTTATTATTCGCTATTCGGTATTCTCTTTTCTCTTTTCGCTTTTCGCTTTTCGCTTTTCGCTTTTCGCTTTAAGTTATTCGCTTTTCGCTATTAGTTATTCGCTTATGAACTCTTTCTTCTGCATCGACGCCCACACCTGTGGAAACCCCGTACGCCTTGTAGCAGGCGGTGGCCCACAGTTGGAGGGCAAAGACATGAGTGAAAAACGCCAGCATTTTTTGGCGGAATACGACTGGATCCGCAAGGGTTTGATGTTTGAGCCTCGTGGGCATGACATGATGAGTGGAAGCATTTTGTATCCGCCGCATGACCCCAAAAACGATGTGGCAGTCCTGTTCATCGAAACCAGCGGGTGTTTGCCCATGTGTGGCCACGGCACCATTGGCACCATCACCATTGCGTTGGAACATGGTTTGATCAATCCGAAGGTTCCCGGCAAAATCCGCATGGAAGCGCCTGCCGGATTGGTGGAAATTAGCTATCAGCAAGAGGGTAAGAAGGTAAAAAGTGTGCGCCTCACAAACGTAAAATCATTCCTGGCAGCAGAAAAACTTC includes these proteins:
- a CDS encoding AraC family transcriptional regulator gives rise to the protein MKIIPFTIPVSGEQWIIVQEDRELHFYPHLHQHPEVQLTWVRQGNGNLLVGEQVHQFEANEVFLIGANQPHLFNSDPVYFDPQSNLSIHALTLFFDPDTLGKTLQEIPELSGIGSLLQQFDRGLKIGDQIKERVIELMQQIQHAAKIMRIALFLELLEVLNRETAPFFLSQQTHFTISELEGQRMSTVFQFLLSHYAEDLSLEKVAELIHLSPPAFCRYFKKHTRKTFTVFLNEIRINAASRILKEAPDKSVADIAYSTGFNNIPHFNRTFKRVKGQRPKDWRKGKI
- a CDS encoding dihydrodipicolinate synthase family protein, translated to MKAFEWTGVFPALTTKFNSQEELDLPLFGKNLQAQVAGGVNGIILGGSLGEASTITEGEKESLVKFSLEQLEGAIPVVLNIAEGSTREAVRQAELAQAWGADGLMLLPPMRYKADDRETTAFFRSVAQSTDLPIMLYNNPVDYKIEITLEMFESLIEEKNITAVKESTRDVSNVTRLVNRFGNRLKILCGVDTLALEELVLGADGWVAGLVCAFPAETVTIYRLVKAGKIAEALKIYRWFLPLLELDLHPKLVQYIKLAEQATGIGSEHVRAPRLILEGAERARILKIIQDGIAKRPQL
- a CDS encoding aldehyde dehydrogenase (NADP(+)), translating into MNYKLSTTIMTDQIMQQAAAAFPVYRSQSAEAKATFLESIAAQIEALGDALIQTAMAESHLPEARLLGERGRTANQLRLFAGLVREGSWVEAAIDSAIPDRIPARPDLRKMLSPLGPVVVFGASNFPLAFSTAGGDTASALAAGCTVVIKGHPGHPKTSALVFGAIQSAIQLCGMPEHTVQHVEGTDFALGKALVQHPATKAVGFTGSFVGGMALVDYARERKQPIPVFAEMGSVNPVVLLPELLATQPEALAKQLAASFTLGMGQFCTKPGLILAQDSAALDTFLKTIGHEVPGLPTMPMLHAGIHAAYEKKLHEAVVQPGLGVLGKTEKETSGIEPTATVALVDGDTFLANPLLHEEIFGPYALVVKCQSKAQLAQILEHLEGQLTLTFMATEADALANADLVELGQALAGRVIFNGVPTGVEVVASMQHGGPYPATTDSRFTSVGSDGIKRWARPICFQNYPAPLLPPELQDENPLGIWRLVDGSFTK